The proteins below are encoded in one region of Candidatus Bathyarchaeota archaeon:
- a CDS encoding M55 family metallopeptidase, which yields MKVFISADMEGISGITHAEHVLRSGKEHERARKLMTEEVNAAVEGAFEAGARKIVVNDSHGTMKNIIPEELHENAELITGSPKPMSMMEGLDASFNAIFFIGYHGMRGAYPSILEHTYSSRVVYNISINNRLMGETGINAAIAGYYGVPIALVTGDQKLIEEAHTFLGKVETVVVKKAVGRTAARCLSPVKARQLIKKGAIKALKQIGNLTLFKMKPPINLEVAFINPGMAEMAALVPGSKHINGRIISFSSEDMIEVYKAFLAMITLAGTTV from the coding sequence ATGAAGGTTTTCATTTCAGCGGACATGGAAGGAATTTCAGGTATAACACATGCCGAACATGTACTCCGAAGCGGAAAAGAGCATGAACGTGCCCGAAAACTTATGACCGAGGAAGTAAACGCCGCTGTCGAAGGCGCTTTTGAAGCAGGAGCCAGAAAGATAGTAGTCAACGATTCTCACGGCACTATGAAAAATATAATCCCAGAAGAACTCCATGAAAACGCAGAACTCATAACTGGCTCACCTAAACCCATGTCTATGATGGAAGGCCTCGACGCGTCGTTCAACGCTATATTTTTCATAGGCTATCATGGAATGCGAGGCGCCTATCCAAGCATTCTTGAACATACATACAGCAGCCGGGTAGTATACAACATATCCATAAATAATAGATTAATGGGCGAAACTGGCATCAATGCTGCAATAGCAGGGTATTATGGTGTGCCCATTGCGTTAGTCACTGGAGACCAGAAACTGATAGAAGAAGCACACACATTCCTCGGAAAAGTTGAGACTGTAGTTGTCAAGAAAGCTGTGGGAAGAACCGCTGCCCGTTGTCTCAGTCCAGTCAAAGCTAGACAGTTAATAAAGAAAGGCGCGATTAAAGCTTTGAAACAAATTGGCAACCTCACACTTTTCAAGATGAAGCCGCCGATAAATCTTGAAGTTGCATTCATCAATCCTGGAATGGCTGAAATGGCAGCCTTAGTGCCAGGTTCAAAGCATATCAATGGCAGAATTATCTCTTTTAGCTCAGAAGATATGATAGAAGTTTACAAGGCTTTTCTGGCGATGATTACGCTGGCTGGAACAACAGTCTAG
- a CDS encoding FAD synthase has protein sequence MANRKQVEKKRPIVLTAGVFDLLHLGHVKFLEEAKKMGGKNAELIVIVARDKTVKNRKGEKPVMSENQRRALVESLEVVDEAILGYEKFSIDRVVEKIKPDIIALGHDQKGIGEIVRKAIMNKSLKIKVVKIGKFSEDELNSSSEIKRKIIQLYKRRS, from the coding sequence ATGGCCAATAGAAAACAAGTAGAAAAGAAGCGCCCTATAGTTCTAACTGCAGGCGTGTTCGACTTGCTTCATCTTGGGCATGTTAAGTTCTTAGAAGAAGCAAAAAAGATGGGTGGAAAAAACGCGGAGCTAATCGTCATTGTTGCAAGAGACAAGACTGTTAAAAATAGGAAAGGCGAGAAACCAGTAATGTCTGAGAACCAACGTCGAGCGTTGGTGGAATCCTTAGAGGTTGTGGATGAAGCGATTCTGGGGTACGAAAAATTTAGCATAGACAGGGTTGTGGAAAAGATAAAGCCAGACATTATCGCTTTGGGACATGACCAGAAAGGTATTGGAGAAATTGTGAGAAAGGCTATCATGAATAAAAGCCTTAAAATAAAGGTTGTAAAAATTGGGAAGTTCAGTGAAGACGAGCTTAATAGCAGCTCTGAAATCAAGAGAAAAATAATTCAATTGTACAAACGTAGGTCCTAG
- a CDS encoding rhomboid family intramembrane serine protease, with protein MRSTTCRFSPTFILVAVNVAVYIYTSLIGNDFIRASSNVLAIYGQYNYAVLHYGWWWQLITSMFVHVSIVHIFSNMFFLLIFGLRAEELFTDTEYYLVYLMSGLAGNLLSLLLPPLTISAGASGAIFGLFGAVIIYMRKMVERSIVSALVFVFMFLIITMSTSTNIFAHFGGLVAGLGIGYYLAKRRKIYLAYKMGH; from the coding sequence TTGAGAAGTACGACTTGTAGGTTTTCGCCAACGTTCATCTTGGTAGCTGTCAATGTGGCAGTTTACATTTATACGTCTCTAATAGGAAATGACTTTATTCGCGCTTCAAGCAATGTCTTGGCGATATATGGTCAATACAATTATGCAGTTCTCCATTATGGTTGGTGGTGGCAGCTAATTACATCCATGTTCGTCCACGTAAGCATAGTTCACATTTTCAGCAACATGTTCTTTTTGTTGATATTCGGGTTAAGAGCGGAAGAACTTTTCACTGACACTGAGTACTATCTTGTTTATTTGATGTCGGGACTTGCAGGTAACCTTCTAAGCCTACTTTTGCCTCCATTAACTATATCTGCTGGAGCGTCTGGCGCCATCTTTGGCTTATTCGGCGCTGTCATAATATATATGAGAAAAATGGTTGAACGCTCTATAGTGAGCGCTCTGGTTTTCGTCTTCATGTTCCTCATCATTACTATGTCCACAAGCACAAACATATTCGCTCATTTTGGCGGACTTGTTGCAGGATTAGGAATTGGATATTACCTGGCGAAAAGACGGAAAATCTATTTGGCTTATAAAATGGGCCATTAG
- a CDS encoding DUF357 domain-containing protein has translation MTIEGLVEKYLRNTQQVFKQIKEGSFHKGGGEKVLDYAKRYLEDALYYRDQKRFETALASVAYCEGLLEALKLLEMVEFQWPIENK, from the coding sequence ATGACTATTGAAGGGTTAGTTGAAAAATATTTAAGAAACACTCAGCAAGTTTTCAAACAAATAAAAGAAGGAAGTTTCCATAAAGGAGGGGGCGAAAAGGTTTTGGATTATGCGAAGAGATACTTGGAGGATGCGCTATATTATCGTGACCAAAAAAGATTTGAGACCGCTCTCGCCTCGGTGGCGTACTGTGAAGGTTTGCTCGAAGCGTTAAAATTACTAGAAATGGTAGAGTTTCAATGGCCAATAGAAAACAAGTAG